The sequence below is a genomic window from Gossypium hirsutum isolate 1008001.06 chromosome A11, Gossypium_hirsutum_v2.1, whole genome shotgun sequence.
tgttgagggctaaaataatttaaaatttttaaaaattggtagACCTGTGAACTGGTATAAACTAGTTGAACCTAGCTAAAAAAACCAATTGAACTGACAGTTGAaccgatttttataatttttaaatatttattattttgaattttaataaattatttattttaaccaatcAGACCAATCATTTTGGGAACCAATTGGTCAAACCTATTCAAAATCAATTTAACTATTGGTTCAACCAATTTTTTGACTCGGTTAAACTAGTTTGTATTGATTCACAGATTATTTAATTCTCATCGGACCAATACCCCAACTAGCTCCCATTCCTACTGGCCAATCTAGTCTAGTTGAGATAacatgaaattttgaatattttaatatttttaaaattatttttttgaatttttattttttatttaaaatatgaagaaattttaatttttaaaatttttatgtacttttaaaaggtaatgaccaaattgataaaaaaatgtaaatattgagggctaaaaaagttattttacctTTGTCATCATTAATTTTAATGGTAAAATAAGACGGAGGGaccaagatttttaaataaaaaaagtttagggactcaatgtctcaaaattaaagtataaagactaaattttaaaagaatacaaTAGTGACCTTTAACATATTTAAACCAATTATATTTATCAACTTTGAATATAAGTTACAATCTCTAGATCTCTTAATTGCAAATAAAACTCATTTGTTTCTTCTCTATGATAAAGCTTCAATCCAAGGGTTGTCTAGACTTGATTTTGGAAGGATGGAAGTTGTTTCAAGGACCGCAGGGACTTAATCTTGGATGATTGATGTCCGCTTCAAGGGTTGCCAAGAgatattgaaaacaaatttgaagAGAGTTTGGAATCTAAGAGTCTTCAATACTTGATCTTGGATGGAGAGTTTCACTTCAAAGGTCGTCGAGACTTGATCAAGAAAATGAGTTTTGTCTCCTTTGTATTGATAAAACCAAATTGGGAAAGCTTTGATCTAAGGTTGTCTTGACTTGATTTTGGATCGAAGGATCTGTCAATTGAATAAGATTGATTACTCAAAAACAATTGAATAATATCAGAGAGCGGGTTTCTTTAGGATTTTTTGAGTTCTTCAAATTCTTCATAGACTTCTTAAGATTTTTGAGAACTTCTAGTCTTCAAAATCCTCTTCTTGAACTTTGATTTTTTGAACTTCTAgtgtttctatatttttatataaaatcaaatgCGCATATATAATTAaggttgtaaaaaaaaattaaactgaaaAAATGAAGTGAACCAAATCAAACTAAAATAActgaaaaattttggtttttttattatttttttttatttcaatctttAGTTTAATTGGTCGATTTtcgattttaacttttttttacctatttatatacctaaacccaaaataaaaatatacctaTTAAAACTTAAAAGCGAATATTATTTAACTTTTTGTACtttatattatgtgtatatataaaagtttaatttcttgattgtattattattttatgatattttttattgttaatgtTCCAAGTTTGTGATTCTCTATACATGTATTAATAGTTGTAATAATTGGAAAGCAAAAAATGTAAAGAGATGGGGGTGTGAGAAAATTTGTTTATTTGGTAGGCATTTCAAAAGTGATTTCGGTGACACTATAAAACCACAAACAATTTAGGTTACACCATCATTCTTCAACTCCCGTTTTGTAATGCATGCAAGTGAACGTGAAatgtattctttttcttttctttttaaaaaacgaGCTTGATTGAAAGGATGAGAAAtgtattttaatactttttagaatgaatttgaaataaaaaaaattaaaagtgataCGAGATAGAAATAGtaaattaaagaagaaagataattatgaaaaaaaaatattttattttgttcaattcaTACAACACAGCACACAAGAATACtgaaaaatcaaattgaaatattAGCCTAATATTGGGCCCAAATACTCCCGAAATGGTGTTCCAATATTACCCTTGTTTCCGTTAATGCATTTCTAACTTCCTGCCGGGCTTTTCGATTCAAGTTCATCAATATTTATAATCTTTCTAATATTATTTTCTCCAGATTTCTCTCTGGAGATGTTTTCTCTTTTCACATAGAAACTAAGGTAAACAAATTGACCTTAAATTTCCATTTCCTTGCCATCCTCCACTTTAGATCAGAATCCgaatattcttttttctttcctaaATCCTGaattttgcctttatttttttttgtttgcttatacgcttacattttaaaatagtttaactTTATTtgccattaaaatttttttatgggtttataagttgagaaatttGAAAACAAGAAGCGATGGAGTGGACCACGTTGCAACACTTGGATCTACAGCATGTTGCTCGAGGCATTCTGCAACCGTTGCAGCCACATGCTGCTGCTTTTCATCACACTCAGGCTCTAGTTGCCGCCGCCATTGGCACGTATATCATCGGTAATATCAACTATAATCCTtgccaatttttatttttttgaaattttatatgatttaaaaGTTGAATCTGCTTTAAATGAAGGAAAAACTTGTGTGTGTTCTGTTCagttcttttttcctttttctgttttactttttttttttttgttgcagAATTTGATGCTTTAACCGGAAGCAAGTTATCTACTATAGACATTGGCTCGCCAGTGGTTCGAATGTCTTATAGTCCTGCATGTGGCCAATGTGTCATTGCCATTCTTGAGGTTGGTTCTGGAATTTGAACTTTTAACGTAGATCATTAAGGCAAACAAAATACTATAGTTGTCCTAAGAATAGAATTACTACTTATCAAAATTGGTATTGGTACACATCGGTTAATGTAGGTGGAAGAGCAAACGAGATTGGTATCAGTTTCATTTTAAGATTTCATTGCCTTTACAAAGTTTTTTCTTGACAAAGTATTCCGCAATGAGGAAATAGTTTGATTCTTTTTCCCAAGAGTGTCTTGTTATTTTAAAGTTTGGTGTTTTCTTTCTCTGTGTGTGTTGAACTTATCAGTCGCTGACTTAAACGATATTTCTTCTAGTATTAGAATCTCTCTGATATCGGTATTCAGGGGGTCTTATGTTTTGTTAggttttttgtgaaaaaaataaaataaaaataaaaataaaaaacacagatttttacgtggaaaccttttcgggaaaaaatcatgggcagaggagaagaaaattcactatgtcgaattcgaattcaatacaagaggaatagactatgtctatttataggcttgtaaagccatattctagtaagactaaaacaccttattctaatcaatatcaaataaatagaatttaatgaggtttaaaaaaccttattctaaaataaaataaaagaagtgtaattctatatagattcttcttttattttattttaccactgtattttactTAAATAAGGATTCAAGTCACTTAATTGTAACAATCttcaccttgacacgaattctcaatgaacaagttcttcattacGAACTCTCAACAAACAAGTTCTCTACCTCTTCcacaaaaccccttaagggtttaacttcaacaatgaaacCAACCAAGTCTGAGCAATGCTCagacttggttataggaagtgacttagtcatcatatctgtaggattttcatcagtactaattttgctcacaacaatatcaccatgagcaataatatcacgaacaaaatgatactgaacatcaatatgttttgttctctcatgaaacatttgatcttttataAAAAAGATGGCACTCTGATTGTCACagaatactgtgctgatttgaaagtcttcattaagttcactaaagagtcccttcaacttAATAGCTTTtctacaagcctcagtaatcgccatgtactcagcttcagtggtagaaaaagcgactgtagtttgcaaagtggctttccaactaattgcacaacctccgattgtaaagacataacctgtgagagatctttttttataaatgtctctagcaaaatcagcatcaacatacccaatgactccatctctagttttTCTAAACTGTAAGCAAATATCAGTAGTACTCGTAAGTATCTTAGAATCCACTAaactactttccaatgttctttaccggaattcgccatgtatctgttaactgcactgactgtatatgataaatctagacgtgaacaaaccatagcatatatgagagatcccactgcactagagtatggaacatgtgacatgtactcaatctcatcatctgattgtggagacaaaaccgatgaaagtctgaaatgggctgctaaaggaatACTAACAgccttagcactctgcatattgaacctgcaaagaactttctcaatgtaccccttcagacttaggtacaatttacttatttttctatctcttagaatctccattccaagtatcttctttgttggtcctaaatctttcatctcaaattctttacttagttgggttttgacctttcttatctctcatttatcttttgctgctatcaacatgtcatcaacataaagaagtacatacacaaaagaaccatcactgtttttcttaaagtaaacacaactgtcaaaactacttcttttgaaatcataagaatttataaaggaatcaaacctcttgtaccactgtcttggtgactgtttcaaaccgcaaagggactttttcagcaagcaaacatagtcctctttttctgagactataaaaccctttggttgttgcatgtaaatatcctcctcaagttctccatgcaaaaatgcagttttgacatctaactgctcaagctccatgcatggccacaataccaagcaaaactTGAATCGAACTATGTTTAACAACTTGGGAGAatacatctgtgaagtccactcctggaatttgactgtaaccctttgcaacgagccttgctttatatctgggttcttcaattCCTAGAGTCTCTTCTTTCTTTTAAAATactcatttacaacgaacagcctttttacctttaggaagtttcacaaggtcccatgttctatttttgtggagtgattccatctcttcttgcataggaaacatccacttttctaagtcttcacagctaaccgccttaaaataattagatggctcttgatttgcatctatatcttcagccacatttaaaatataagcaactagatcagcctcggcatacttctttggaggtttaatttctcttctagttctgtttttggcgatatagtattgcggtgaagaagcaactctattctcaatttttgttctggcttgagaagttgactctgtattaatctgatgcttcacctacttttgattttctttattggaagagtctttaagagacaagttaggtagcatagcagtttcatcaaaaaacaacatctctgctaatcacaacttttctatttttaggacaccataacttatacccttttacaccaactttataaccaagaaaaacgcatttaatggatctcggttccaattttccattatcaacatgagcatacgcaggacacccaaagatctttaaatcagaataattagcaggattatcagaccatacctcttgtggagtctttttctcaatggcaacggatggagatcggttgatcaaaaaacatgcaatagaggctgcttctgcccaaaatgacttcggtaagttggcatttgacaacatacatcgaaccttctctatgatcgttctgttcattcgttctgcaacgccgttttgctgcagagtatgacaaactgtcaagtgtctcatgatcccttctgacttgcacaatctattaaactcatcagaacagaactctaaacCATTGTCTGTGCGAAGGTATTTTATCTGCTTTCCCatttgtttttcaatcataattttccaagacttaaatatggaaaacacatcacttttctgcttcaggaagaacgcctaaacttttctagaaaaatcatcaataaaggttagcatataattagctccacctctcaaaGGCATtctagatggcccccacagatcagaatgaatatactccaacattcCCTTCGTGTTACGAATttctctagtgaatcgaactctcttttactttccaaaaacacagtgctcgcagaaattcagtttgcaaattcattgcccatcaagaagtcctcttttgctcaattttgccatatcattctcactcatattccctaggcgcatatgccaaagtttagtaatatcatcatcggacaaggaagaggaagcgacagctgcatcaccaataACAgtgaaccctgcaaaacatataacttagcaatctttctctgccctttcatcacaacaagggaccctttggaaatatttaaaaccccactttcagctgtgtatctgtacccttttgaatctagagtactcaatgaaattaaatttcttttcaattctggaacatgtcgtacgtcactaagtgttctgacaactccatcaaacatcttaactttaattgttccaacacctgcgattttacacgaagcattatttcccatcaaaacatcttcagacactatttcgtaagttgtaaaccaatcccgattgggactcatgtgaaaggtgcagcctgaatcaagtatccactcctcgcttactttagaatcattaacagaagcgactagaagttcactatcgctgtagtcttctacaacatcagcttcaccggaattttttggttgtttcccttttgattcttagcctcccttttaatcttattttgtagattatagcactcagatttaatgtgtcttttcttcttgcaaaagttacaagttttacctctgtttgaagactttgatctacccttagatttaccgcgaggatttcgttcctgtgtccttccacgatcatcatcagcattccgatcttgtctcccacgaaaaatgagaccctctccctgagagtcgggtttaaccacaagatgcttcatcttatcatacgaggtcaaagaatcataaacctcatcaactgtgaaagactcgcggctatataaaattgtgtctctaaaggttgaataagacaggggcaacgaacaaagtagaatcaaccctagatctttcttatcatactgaacctccacggccttcaagtttgagagaatttctttaaacactgttaagtgtttgtGTACAGACGCATCTTCCTCCAAACGATAAGCATAAAGACGTTGTTTCATATGCAACTTgtttgttagagttttcgacatacataattgttctagcctcttccataatgcagcagcggtcttctctttcatcacaccctgcaaaattttgttggacaaatgcagatgtaattgtgttaacgccttttgatccttacgcttcttctcttcatctgttaatgtcgaaggtattttatctatccctagcagggcatcctccagatccatctgtgcaagaactgcttgcatcttaatttgccacaaggcaaatctggtgttgcgatccaacagcataatttcatacttcaaagacgccattacagTGACCGAGCTGAACAActcggaagctctgataccaatttgtgaaaaaaataaaataaaataaaaaatacacagatttttacgtggaaaccctttcgggaaaaaaccacgggtagaggagaagaaaattcactatgtcgaattcgaattcaatacaagaggaatagactatgtctatttataggcttgtaaagccatattctagtaagactgaaacaccttattctaatcaatatcaaatagataaaatttaataagttttaaaaaaccttattctaaaataaaataaaagaagtgtaattctatatggatagTGGCCTTCTCTTGGAGCGaagttcttttattttattttaccactgtattttacttaaataaggatttgagtcacttaattctaacatttttcctatttttgagaAGAGTAATGCCAAGCAGGCTATACAGATGTATATATTATCACAGCTATTTCATGAGAAgcaaatttggtttttttttcttccattaTTATGATATTACCACTAAGATCCTAGTGTACCTTCCTTGATGTTTTCCTGAAGTATGCTTCCAGTACtcaattttctccttttttttgtaCTTGAACATTGTATTACATTTTGAAGAAAAAAGCGTATCTTTCTCTAACATTTTTATTCAGTGAAATATGAGTATGATGAGCTCTTTCTATTTTTATGTGAATGGATCACTATTATTTTTTGTCTAGTTCCTTTCTATATGAAGTTCTCCTACATTAATCataacccttttttttctttcctgaaAATTTCATGTTACAGGATTGTACAATTCGTTCTTGTGACTTTGATGCTGAACAAACTTGTGTTTTACATTCACCTGAAAAGAAGTCAGAGCATATTTCATCTGATGCAGATGTCCATCTTGCTTTGACACCTCTCCAACCAATTGTATTTTTTGGTTTCCACAAGAGAATTAGTGTAACGGGTAGGTTTGCTACTTgccttttttaattttagaaatccATTTTGTGCTTGCATCATCCTATTATATTATGGAAGTTATAATAGACTTTTTAAAGTTTTGATTCCCATGCATGAAGTTGTTGGGACCATTGAAGGTGGGAGAGCACCTACAAAAATAAAGACAGACTTGAATAAACCTATTGTGAATCTTGCTTGTCATCCTCGACTACCTATTCTAGTAGATTTTCATGTTCCTTGGATTGGTTTTTATTGTCATTAttgttagtatttttttaatgtttcttTCTGATAGGTCTGTAAATGTATTTAGTTGCTTATGGTCCTCTTAGATCTAGTTCTGGTAGAGTTAAAAATCATTATAGGTTTTAGCGGCTAGATTTCTTAGGCTAGGCATGATATTTGAATCTTGAATCTCCTCTTTCTTTTGCTTGGATCATTCAATGTTCATGAGATATGTATGGtagtatttgtttattttttaagatatgaaagaaaagaaagacagaCCAAGTTTTAGCAATTAAATGGGACTTGCTATATTTTCAATTCCAGTACAATACTTACATACAGAATATGACcttaaataggaaaattttactAAACTGCAACTTGACAAATTGGCAAGTCTAGGCACACGAGATTTACTCATTAACTGATTTCTATCAAATCAGCACCGCTCAAATTATCCTATCAAAGTAAAGATCAATAAAATAATCTAACAACTTTTCTAAACAAGTTGACAAGTTGTTAACTTGTATCAAAAGCTTTGGAATAGTCCGCGGCATTTAAACCTCGCATCCCAATCTGCAAGACAATTTACGCCTTGCGTATCCATGAATCTAATTCACATTTGGATAGTCCGCCAATGGATGTCCGCTTGATAGTTTGCCAACTGACAATCAGCCAAATAGCTTGTTCGCCAGATAACTTATACCGATGTTCTCAGCCAAATGTGCAAGCTGTTGCATGAATGGTCATCTCTCAACATTCCTCCTTAACCTTTGTGAAGCGAACGTTAATTTCATTTCTCAGTTTCTCAAACCTTACTTTTTCAAGAGGCTTGGTCAGAATGCCCGCCAGTTGACTCTCTATGCTACAATGAACTAGAGTTACCTCCTTGCTCTATTCGACTTCTCTCACAAAATGATACTTGATCTTGAAGTGTTTTTTCTTCCCATGAAAGATAGGGTTCTTCACAATTCCAAAGGCGGATTAATTGTCACACAAAACCTGCGATGCTTTATCTTGCACAAGATTCAAGTCACTTAAAATATTTCTCAACCAAATTGCTTGGTTGATTGCTGCTACTACCACATACTCCACCTCAACTATGGATTGAGCAATAGTTTGTTGCATCTTGGAACTCCAACAAAACATGCTAGAACCAAATGAGAAGAGATATCCAGAACTGCTTCGCATATCATCAACTAGTCCTACCTAATCACTGTCAATGTAGTGACTGCATTCGCACATGTGCATAAACAAACGATTTTATAAGTGTGACTTTACTGCAAGCATACaagtcaattgtaatatttatagtattaCAATGGAACACCAAAGTATTCAAAGAATCAAACCTAAATGAGATGGTGATTAAGTGATAAATAGCATATATGATAGAGTCTAAGCGACTACTAATACGATTTTATAGTATGACAAATcataaaaaggaaattttgcaaaaaaaaattaaatatgctaaTCTAGGGACTATTACAAAGAGTATAAAACTAAGAATTTAACCAAAGACTAATGGTGGTTTGTTGATTTCAATGTGGTTCACCAATTTTCGGATAAGGAGCTTAAATTGCTTACATTACTaagtggctccattttatctttcaatctcaattttaccaacttagacaaattaattttgatttatctGTCGATCTCACCGGTTAATCTGGGACTAATGAACGGGTGCTCAATAAGATTACCTTTCAGTATCACTTATCTAGATATTCCCTTAGGGGTGTCACTTTCTAAGTTTTTaagtctattcgatttagtctagtttattacgatttaatttttatccaaaaatcaatttatccacatctccatcaaccaactcCCTTTTAGGTTTAACTATTCATAAAGAGAATGAACGTGAAAATGAGAAGTAAATAAGTCATTAaagtaaaacttaagaaaaatataaaagctaagatttttatgaaagaaaacttAAAAGAACTAAGAACATTTAATAGAGAAATCTAAagcaataaatataaaagaaactaattttaatagatttaaattaaaagaaactgaaatacattaaattaaagttgaaaatGTCTTACAATTAAAGTAAAATGACTGAAAGTGTAAATAAATATAAGTTACAGTAATAACTAACTTAGCTAATactaagaataataataacaagaagtaaatgcaggaaaataaattctaaaactaagaaagaaggggagaaaaatgaaaaccctaaaaaagtGCAGAAAAACTAAGAAAACACCTAAGGAAAATTAAGGCTAAAACTAAACCAATGAGTGTTTCCCTCCTACTCGGATAATTTtggttgtttaaagttgaattttgatggattttcgTTAACAAAATTGCCCCTACATGGGCTTTGATTGATTGGTGAACCGAATGGATAAAGATTACCCTTTTTGTCCAATTTTATCCCACTGACGATGTCGATGTCGCGATACCCAGAAGAGGATATCGCGATACCTCGAAAAATGTCGAGCCTTAGGGTCTTCTTAGAATGGTGGATGTAGTAATACCACTGAAGGTTGTCTCCAATCTTTCATACTATTGGAGGTATCGTGATTCCAAGGTGTGGATATTGCAATACCTTTTCCTTTAGTGTCATTCTCACTCTTCTTCCACCTCCAACACGTCCTTACACCATTCAATCACACGTTAGGCCTCCAATGAAACTATTGGCTAAATTGAGTTACAAAATGAGCAAAAATGAtacattttcacttattaacttaaaacctaaaaattacgaaaatttaTGTAAAAGACTATTTGCTCGAGAATAAGCTCTTAAAGTATACTAGGAAATTCTAATTTGTCAGACTAATTTCTAGCAAATCATGTAGCCAACAAGCTTCAATATATCCGCCTTCATGAACCACACGCCAAAGTTGACAGTCCCTTTGATATATCTCAGCACTCTTAGTAGCCTTAAAATATGATACATTGCAGTAGTGCATGAACCTTGATAAAAGACCTACTACGTACATAATATCTGGTCGTGTTGTTGTTAAATACAAGAAGCAACCAATGAGACATTTGTAATTCTTCTAATCAACCTTATCAAAATCTCCATTTCTATTAAGCTTTTCTCCAAGTGCTATAAACGTGCTTGCTGATTTGCACCTTTTCATGCAAAACATTTCCAATATCTTCAAGGCAAAACTTTGCTGACTGATAAACAACCCTTCCCCAAATTGTTGTACATTCATGCCAAAGAAATACCTCATTTTGCCAAGATCTGACGTCTCAAACATTTTCTCCATTTGCAGCTTGAGTTCCTTCAG
It includes:
- the LOC107901509 gene encoding uncharacterized protein, with the translated sequence MEWTTLQHLDLQHVARGILQPLQPHAAAFHHTQALVAAAIGTYIIEFDALTGSKLSTIDIGSPVVRMSYSPACGQCVIAILEDCTIRSCDFDAEQTCVLHSPEKKSEHISSDADVHLALTPLQPIVFFGFHKRISVTVCSICRRFDSGIQHSYICGSLHTTT